A window of [Clostridium] innocuum genomic DNA:
AGATTCGCAAACTGCACCGGAACCAGCATGGGGATAAACTTCTGTGTAACACGTCCGTTTTTTACATAGTCGTTCATATCCAGCAGATTTTTCAGGTTCTTCATATCTGCATCCGATATCTGGTTTCGAATAAAGAAAATTTCCTCTACGCTCGTCGGCTTTGCATTGACGGTATTCAGCCTGACGACGCTCAGCACTTGGTCATCCTGATCAATTTCCAGTATCGGTGCGATATCCGCAGCATCTTTTACATTAAAATACATGACGATGAACTCGCTGATTTCTTCCTGCAGCATTTCCGCAGCTGTATTCCTTTTCAGCAGCTTACGGTCAGCGACAAAGGTTCCCTTGTTTTTATCGCGGTAGAGGAAACCTTCCTCAACAAGCTCATCTATTGCTTTACGAACAGTCATACGGCTCGCATCGAAGCGAACCGCCATATCACGTTCTGAATCAATCGGTGAATTGGCAGCCTTATCTTCAATTTCCTGCATTATTAGGTCTTTGATTTTTCGATAGATAGGAGTTGCCATAGTTTCACCTCTTTCCTGATTCTAGCGCATGAAGCCAAAGGATTTCCATGGTTTGATGTAATCCAGCAGCATGGTCTCATCTTCCGGAATATGACCGATGACATTCTTTCTGCCGTCATTCGGCATATCCTTCAATACAATATGCAATTCTCCTTTATAGCGTGAATATTCATCATTTACAATGACAACATCTCCACGTTTTAAATCACGGGTATTCTTCGGCGGCACACTTTCCTTTGCGTAGGTAACGCGCGGCATGGTGCTTCTCGCCATATACTCGCTCATATCTCCACGGACAAAATGCGGGTGTTCGTAGAGTATTTTTTCTTCTGTCGGGTGAAGATCCGCTTCAAAATCAATCTTAAAGGTAAGCTTACCAGGATCAATTTTTGAAAGCGTAGAGAGTTCTTCCTCACTCGCATAAGCATTTGCGATGATGACATCATCCACCACTCTTGTAGCAAACAGATGTCTGGCCTGCACATCAATCGGCAGGTCGCGGTGTATTTCCAAAGTGCACAAGCCTTCGTTTACCGGCCAAGGGCCATAGGTTCCCTCTTCCTGAGAGGATACGAAGGCTGCCACTTTAATATTCAGATTCTTGATATCCTGGCTGCATTTTTCAAAATGCTCATAGCTGATTCCGCTGTATCGCTGCGGATAAAAGTTATGACAGGTAATAATATTATCCAGCTTCGGATAATGGCTCATGATGTTGTCCAGATATTTCGTACCCAGACTTGCGTTAATTTCAATTTTCAGATTTTGCGGGTTATACGTCATTAAGGCTTCCTTTAAGGAGTCAAAGCCTTCATCCAGACGGATGCCGTCGGCATGCATCTCGGCGAAGAATGACAGATCGTCATAGGAAACATGCAGTTTCTCAAATACAAATGGCGCAACATCCAGTATGACTTCCATTCCATAGGAATGTGCGTGGTCGATCAGTTCCCTAAATTCCGCAAGGATTTCCTCACGTTCTTTCTCAACACTTAGCAGACAGGTGAAGATTCTTTTGAATCCGTATTTTGCAGCAAGTGTTACATATGCTTTATCTTTCTCCAGAGTTGAATGCTCCGGATAAAGAGAAATTCCTAATCTAGCCATGATTAGCTCCTCCTTTGACAAGCAGCCAATACTATTACGATTCGGTTGCTTCTGACTTCTCTTTCTCTTCGTTCTGAATGTAGCTTTCCATGTTACGCAGCAGCTTCACTGCCTTCTTTTTCGCACCGCGGTTGTAGAAAAAGGACATGATTTTAAAATTCACGCTCTTTGCTCCGCTGGCTCCGGTAAAGTCTTCCATATACGTTACACCGATATGATCTTCATCCAGCTGTTCAACTTCATAGGAAATCGTGTTGATACCCTGACTGCTTTCAAATTTCGCCTTGTAAATTCTCGGAGCTTCAAAATCCGTAATCGTCACTTTGACTTTTCCTTCACGCTTCATTTTGTTTTTCATATCCTTCGTGTAGGAATACCCCTTGTGAATCTGCTTTGGACGAACATTCTTGCCCGTTGATGCTGTGACATCATATGCGACAGACTCAGCGATTTTCTCAAAGAATACCTCCGCATTCACATACAATTTTTCTTCTACTTTGATCATGTGCTTCTCCTTTTTATTTCTTTTTTACGTTCTTTTTGTCCTTGTAAACCATAAAGGCTCCAAGACATACAACAGTGACACCACAAATACAATACAATATTTTTTGTGAAAAGTCATTATAAGTTTGAGAATACATCATGATGATGCAGCCGATTGTTACAGCAAATAAGCCCCAGCGTGTCATAAATATCACCTTTTTCCTATGTTTTCGCTCTTTTTACTTTGTTGTTACCTGAAAGTACATAACGCTTCCGATTGGTGTAGCCTTGATGGTTTTCTTGGCAATGGCACATGCCTTGTCCAGATCCTCGGTGTTTACGTTAAATGCAAGCTTGATTCCCGTTTTTCCCTCATATTTGAAGCTGACGCCTTCCTCCGTCGTCTTCTCCAGCAGATCAATAATAAATTCCTGATTTAATCCGCAGCTGATGTATATCATTCTGTTCACCTCTAGTTTCCCTTATTTTTAATTACTTTTTGATTTCCTTATATAAATCCATAAATTCCTGAGACAGGATTTTGAATGCTTCCGCACTCATCAGCTGATCTTCAGCGTGTGTCAGCAGCAGCGTCATCTGTGTCGCTTCTCCCCCTGCTTCCTGCTGAATCAGCTTTGCATGTGAATGATGCCCTTCCGTAAAGGATTCATCTCCTTGTTTAATAAGCTCCTGTGCCTGTTCAAAATTACCGACTTTTGCTTCCTGAATAGCTTCAATATATAATGAACGCGCCATTCCCACGCTTGAGATAATTTCAAAACAGATCAGTTCTAAACCTTCCATATTGTCCTCCTTATAGTAAGTAAGGGAAGAGTAAATATCCTCTTCCCTTTCTATTTACTTTTTCTGCTATAGTTTTTATTCTTCTACGTTGTTCATTCTGTTTGCAACGATAACAAACGGAATCCAGCAGAGCACTGCTACAACCAGGTTGATTGCGGCGATAACTCCGGCCATCAGACTACCACCTGTTGCCAGGATTGCATAGATTACTGGTGGAACTACCCAAGGCACTGTGATGAATACCGGTGGGATCAGTCCGGAAGCTGTTGCAAGATAAGCGATTGTTGCCAGAATAACCGGTGTAATCAGCCAAGGAATAAAGTAGATAGGGTTTAATACGATTGGCAGACCGAAGATAACCGGTTCGTTGATGTTGAAGCAGCCCATTGGCAGACTCAGTTTTGCTACTGCTCTTGCATCGTCTCTCTTGGAGAAGATCATGATGGCAATCAGCAGTGCAATGGTACATCCGGAGCCACCCATCCATACAAAGGCATCGAAGGAACCACGTGTCCATACGAACATTTGGTCAACAACATCATTCAGTGATTTTCCTGCAGCCATAGCAGTATTGTAGATGTTTGTATTGTCGTTCAGCAATGGAATATATCCACCGTCCAGAATTGGAGCCAGTACGTTTGGTCCGTGCAGACCGAAGAACCAGAATACCTGTACAGCAAATACAAGAATGATGATAGCGCCAAGACCCTGTGACAGGTTCTGGAATGGAATCTGCAGATACTGGTTGATCAGCTCAGGCAGACCGTTTCCTAAGAATTCTGTACATAAGAACTGAATGATACCTGCAGTGTAGATAGCGATGGTACCCGGAATAATTGCAGCGAATGCTTTGGATACTGCTGGCGGTACCTGCTCAGGCAGCTTGATGGTAACTTTCTTAATCATCAGTTTCGCATAAATGATAACAGAAACCAGACCGATAATCAATGCAGAGAACAGACCACCGGAGTTTGTCCAAGCATATGGCAGGAAGCCCCAGCCGGTAGCATTATTCAGTAATATAGCATCTTTCGTGTCATTCAACGCAACATCCAGTCCTGCACTTTTCAATGTGTTCAGTGCATCAACTGCAACATCAGGAAGCTGATAGTTGAAGGTAGCGCTCTGTGCTAAGATCGTAACGAAGGAAGCC
This region includes:
- a CDS encoding GntR family transcriptional regulator codes for the protein MATPIYRKIKDLIMQEIEDKAANSPIDSERDMAVRFDASRMTVRKAIDELVEEGFLYRDKNKGTFVADRKLLKRNTAAEMLQEEISEFIVMYFNVKDAADIAPILEIDQDDQVLSVVRLNTVNAKPTSVEEIFFIRNQISDADMKNLKNLLDMNDYVKNGRVTQKFIPMLVPVQFANLLKIKMNTPIIRVESVISSMSGKPLVYVRAYNNPFENVIEITL
- a CDS encoding DUF871 domain-containing protein — encoded protein: MARLGISLYPEHSTLEKDKAYVTLAAKYGFKRIFTCLLSVEKEREEILAEFRELIDHAHSYGMEVILDVAPFVFEKLHVSYDDLSFFAEMHADGIRLDEGFDSLKEALMTYNPQNLKIEINASLGTKYLDNIMSHYPKLDNIITCHNFYPQRYSGISYEHFEKCSQDIKNLNIKVAAFVSSQEEGTYGPWPVNEGLCTLEIHRDLPIDVQARHLFATRVVDDVIIANAYASEEELSTLSKIDPGKLTFKIDFEADLHPTEEKILYEHPHFVRGDMSEYMARSTMPRVTYAKESVPPKNTRDLKRGDVVIVNDEYSRYKGELHIVLKDMPNDGRKNVIGHIPEDETMLLDYIKPWKSFGFMR
- a CDS encoding DUF3284 domain-containing protein translates to MIKVEEKLYVNAEVFFEKIAESVAYDVTASTGKNVRPKQIHKGYSYTKDMKNKMKREGKVKVTITDFEAPRIYKAKFESSQGINTISYEVEQLDEDHIGVTYMEDFTGASGAKSVNFKIMSFFYNRGAKKKAVKLLRNMESYIQNEEKEKSEATES
- a CDS encoding PTS lactose/cellobiose transporter subunit IIA encodes the protein MEGLELICFEIISSVGMARSLYIEAIQEAKVGNFEQAQELIKQGDESFTEGHHSHAKLIQQEAGGEATQMTLLLTHAEDQLMSAEAFKILSQEFMDLYKEIKK
- a CDS encoding PTS sugar transporter subunit IIC, which encodes MEKFTAWMEKHFVPIAAKIGSQKHLVAIRDGFIGIMPITMAGAVATLLNVFFRDLPNNYLPDWHIAETFQWLIGINGNVWWGTLAMLAIAFAFSFGYHLAKAYDVNPLAGGLVALASFVTILAQSATFNYQLPDVAVDALNTLKSAGLDVALNDTKDAILLNNATGWGFLPYAWTNSGGLFSALIIGLVSVIIYAKLMIKKVTIKLPEQVPPAVSKAFAAIIPGTIAIYTAGIIQFLCTEFLGNGLPELINQYLQIPFQNLSQGLGAIIILVFAVQVFWFFGLHGPNVLAPILDGGYIPLLNDNTNIYNTAMAAGKSLNDVVDQMFVWTRGSFDAFVWMGGSGCTIALLIAIMIFSKRDDARAVAKLSLPMGCFNINEPVIFGLPIVLNPIYFIPWLITPVILATIAYLATASGLIPPVFITVPWVVPPVIYAILATGGSLMAGVIAAINLVVAVLCWIPFVIVANRMNNVEE